Genomic segment of Catharus ustulatus isolate bCatUst1 chromosome 3, bCatUst1.pri.v2, whole genome shotgun sequence:
atattggctgcaccggattactagccgcacttctgggttgggactgaaactttagtcaaaatggtgcggctaataatcatgaaattactgcacttttGGAATGCAactttttcagtgaaatgctGACACTAGAAATCATTAAAGCAGAACACTGGGCACATGTCATGAGAAACATCAAGAGTTGtgaaaaagactttttaaacAGTTCCAATAATGTTTGTGTGTACCCACAGTTCCCTCAAGGTCAGGCCTTCAGATACAGCTCACCCACTCAGCTCGTAATCTCAACATAGGAACAATCAAAGTGTTCAGTCTTCAAAATAAACATTATACTCACACATATAACAAACATTACAGTTCTGGtacagaaacaaataaacaaaccctactcccccaaaaacacaaaacaaaagcagaaatataaGAAAAGTGTCACACCAGTACAGGACTCAACACAGCCAGTTGTTTAAAGCCACAATTACCCCTCAGTGCACACAGACACCTGTATTTACAACAACAAAGAAGAAGTAACTGGCCAGACACTACATAACATACTCCTGTGGGGCTGCTTGGCATTAACAGCCAAATTCATCATAGCATCtcagcagaaacagcagctggagaaagAGTCACTAAAGCACACAGGGGAGCAGACACACACACCAGTTCATACACTTGGACTGATCAGCAAAGGAAACTCAACAGTTTGCACCCAAACCTCTTCACACCTCCTCACAGAAGGGCAAACAGGTTGGGATGTGCTTCATTCAGCACAGACAATGACAGAATGTCTCCTCCTCTCAATTCTTTAGCCCTCCTGTTCCATCAATACAAGTCACAAGGGCAATAAATTACAAGTAGAAAGATTGTCTAATGGCAGTTTTAGAAGCTCCCAAGACCAAAGTCAGACATATTAGAAAATCTTCTTGAGCTTGTGCCAATGCACAGGCACCTTATGTGTCCCACTGACAGTGACTGAACACAGCcatctgctgctgtcactgctgatatgcagcagcagcagtacatGACACGTCTAGCAATTTCTTTTCCCACAAGAACAGGAGGAAATGAAACACTATTTTAGCCTCATGTTGGTAAGAAACTATCAGACTGTAACGAACTGCTCCTCCTAGGAATAAACTTTCAACTAAATAACTAAGTTTGATTCAgtaatgattaaaaaattaacatgcAACACCACCCAAACCCTTCTACATTTAAAACCTGTGAAATTAAGAATCTAAATTTAGAAGGGCAAAACATCAGTCCCTTAAGTGTGGAGCAGGCTAGGAATTAAAGAGACAGAAACCACCTAGAATGTACATACAAAATAGGCAAGTTTGTAGGAAAGGGCTCCAGAATATCCAATGCTCAGCTGTACAAAGAGAGTTTGgcattaaaaccaaaaagaacagaaagaaaattaacttatGAAAAAGAGCTCTATCACTTTGATTGAtgacaaaggaaacaaaagaagtCAGTCTTTGTCAATTGCCCCACACAGAGCATGGAAATAGAAGTAGCAAATTAATACTTCCTACCACCAccattataatttttaaaattatatcaaagcacagaaattcaTATTGGAATGCAATCATTATCACACTGCAAACCTACCTCCTGTCATTACAGGCTTGGAAACCTTCTGCATCAGATCTCTTTCCAGCATCCAAGATGGAAGTACTCTCTTTCTTGGAATAGATTTTGACTGCTTGCTTTCATTATCATCAGGAAGAGGAATCTGAAACAATATTTATTGCTCAGTGCCTCTATCCAGAAGAGTGGGGGGAAACTAGTCCAGTTTTTACTCAGTTATGCCCTTCAAAAGCAGTCTGGGTAACCACCTACTTTTTGTATGGGGAGCATTgttcaaatattttacttttttttgcagtttccaCCCATTCAGCAACATTCATGCAGTcagaacaaaactaaacaaaacaaaacaaaacttctttATCTTTGGAATAAATATCTAAAAGACTACAAACTGAAAGATTCATAGAAGAGCTTTACCACTGTCTTGCTACAGAGTTTCCACACGTAGACATAACAGAAAGAGCAAGTTTAACAAAAGCCTATttgtccaagaaaaaaaaaaaaacaacccaaaccccacaaaatgaAAAGTCTTTCTTGCATTCCTACAATATATTTCtccagaaagcaaacaaactcTGTAAAAACAATGCAAATACAGCAAAGCCACATTCATATTTACTGAAAACAGCACTATCATTTTGAATTTCCTGAGCCAGTCCACCCCAGAGATCTCAACTACAGTAAAGGCTGACATTTAATTTGTATAGAAAACACAACACCTCCTTAACTTCCAACATGTACTTTCAAATAttaaacttcattaaaaacttAGGCACCCACCGAAAGTCTGGAAGCAGCATCATTATTCCTCTTTTTTGTGGCTCCCTGGACCTCAGAGCAGGAACATGCTGGTTCCATTAACAATGGTATACAGGACATCTCAACAGCATGAACAGCTGGTGCTTCTTCTGCATTAccctcctgatttttttctgacaaaacaaaaccaattttaGCTACTCACACACTACAAATATAAACATGCACTTTTGACTCAAACACAAAAGCTGGTCTGAATGTTTGCCATTAACAAATGCAGTTTGAAACTGCCCTCAACATCCTCTTACATCAACTTGCAGAGGAAATAAATGCACCTTTCTTTTACTTCACACCTAAAGGGTTTCGAAGAAGAGACTGTAGTAACTGCTGACCATGACtgtggtgttttggggtttaaGTACATAATTTACACTGGTTGCTGACATGACAAAACTTCTAGAAAGCTGAAATTGCACCTTAGAATTTGCTTTATGGTAAATCTGCATAAGTCCCCAAAATTTTATCCTATCCTAAAAGTCAAGCAATGATTTTAAGATGCAGTTTTCAAGATCAGATGCCCAATGAGTCAAGCACTTCTCAACAAGTTCTCACTGCAGGCTACAAGCCTAcagcactgaggtgacactAAATACTCAGGTGCTAGTTTCAAATGCCTCAGTTCTGAGCAACTACATCTAAAGGTGTTTTAGGTTATGGGAGCACACCCAAACAGCAACTGTTTTTCCTTCAACACATTGCCTTTCCACTACTCAATTCACCAGCACAAAtaacaagagaaaaacaagtctAATCACTGCAGTATTGCCTGCACAGAAGCACTGGGGAGTCAGTTTCTGCCAAGCCTTCCAGAACTTTCTGCACTCCAGAGACAGCACACTGACCAGTGGAACTTCCTCTTTGTCACCCTATGAAGAGAAACACCAAGGGCTAAGCTCTGTCCTGACCccttcagctctgcaggggcttACAAAAACCCCAGGATGGATCAGGTTCTAtgggaccacagtgggtcatctggcCTCACTTCTCTGCTCAAGAAGGGTCATCCCAGAACACGATACACATGGGATTGCatccagatggttctggaatGTCTCCACTGAGGGACACTCCAAAACTGCTCTGGGCAATCTCTGTTCCATGTGCAGCCACTGCACAATAGAGAAGTTTTCCTTATATTCAGGTGGAACGTCTGTGCCTCAGTGTCTGCCCATTTCTTCTTGCCCTATTGTTCTGCACCACTGGGTACAGCCTAGTCCATCCTCTTGGCATTCTTCTTTTAGATATTTATACTGGCGAATGAGGTTACCTCTCAGCCGCCTCTTCTCGAAGCTGAACAGGCCCTACTTCTCCAGCTTTTCCTACTACGAGAAATACTTCGCACTCCCAATCATTCTAGCTGCCCTCCGCTGGAGCCGAGCTTTCCCCGCCCCTTCCACCCGCGGCAGAACCAGCTCGGCGCTGCAGCACTCCCCTTCAAACCCCGCGGCTGCGGACATGAACCACTCCGGCCCTGGGAGCTGGCGTCGCTACCTCGGGCCCACGGCTCTGCGGGGCTGGGCCGGCCTCAGCTTGGGGGTGCCGGAGCCGGCGGGACAGGAACAGAGGTGGTGCCGCACCCGGCTGGATCCGCCGCCGCCTGATGACGCGTGGCCGGCCCGTGACGTCCGGCTTCGCGGAGCCGTGCGGCGCCACTGCCTCCGTGCTCCCTACACTGCGGAATTGGCCCCGAAGCCAGCACCCCATGCGCACCCTCGCAGCGGGCGGGCGACGGGAACATGGCAGCAGGTAGGCAGCCAGTCCAGAGCGCTGCCGGCGGCCGCCTCCCGCACCCACGGAGGCCGCGGTGACTCCTCCCCACCCCGAGGCCGCGGGGATGGACGCGAAGCGCGCTGCCGGCCAGGACAGCGCcgagggaggaagaggagggctGGGTGACTTCGTGTCTGCCCTTCCTCCCGAGATCAGCTCCCGGATTTTCAGTGGGCTAGATGTGGAGAGCTTGTGTCACGCGTCAGTGACGTGCAAGGGCTGGCACCGCGTCATCGAGAGCAACGAGCGGCTGTGGCGGCACCACTGCCTAGCCGTGCGCGCCGTCTGCCAGCGGGAGATCGACTGCGACCGAGGGAACGGGTATTCCTGGAAGGTAAATCCACCTCCAGTGGCGGAACACTGGTAGTGACATTAACGAGGCTGCTAGGAGGGCCAATAGAAATGTGTAAGGAAATTACATCAGCGCGGCGCACCCTTCGGACGGCTGTGGCGGGGGGCAGCTGCGGTGACAGCGTTGCTCGGTAGCGCATCCCGGCAGACGGACATCTGGTAAAATACCCTGAGAGGTAAAGCAAGGCTGTCCCCCTTTTCCTACACAGGACACAGCCTGTCCGGCTCAGCATTAGTCCTCCTGCTGCCCCGCACAGCCTGAGCGCTGACCATCATCCTACACAAGCCCTAACATGGGACAAATGTCCACGTTCCCGCAGATAGGGGTGGCAGGGAGGAGATAACAGAACCTCGATAGGCAGTATTAGCTCTTTGGTAGTGTTATGTGGAAATAGATCTGCTGGTTAGGAATGACTTCCTGAAAAGTCATCCTGGATATTGCTATCTCAATATATCTCAGGTGACACAcattcaggaggaaaaaaaaaagtggggaatagaaaaggaaatcagCAGGAGCTTTTATAAACTGTTTAGAAAATCTCCCCACACACAGACTGCACTGAGGAGTTTGCAGCAGGTTCAGTTCCAGAACATGCTGAATGATTTCTCACTGTTGAATCCAGCTGGAAACTGAGATAGATCAGGACCTGATCAGGTAGATCATATAGCTGGTTCCACAGATTACTCTGGGCCAGCTAGAGTGTAATCTCCCACCTTATTTTAATTGGTGTATTTAAGAGCAGGGGGACACTGGAAGGGTGAAAGTAGAGAAGCAgctgcaaaagaaacaaaagcagccACTGTTCTCTGACATTTCAGTAAAGTTACTGCAGTGTGAGACACGGCCATGAGCAGATAGTGGTTACCCTTTCAGTGTATACATCTTGCTATCCTTGCACAGCAGTTTCCAGAACTCCCTGCACTGTCTGTTTTCTCAGGGCAATTGAAATAGAAGCAACAAACATGCCAAGTCTACATTTACATCTCCTAAAGACTGGCAGAAGAGAAGAATCCAGCCAGCCTCCAAACAAAAGATAAAGGTTCCAACGTAAAGAGAAAGTGAAAGGTGCCTTTTTTAAGGAGTAAGATGAATTCCTGGCTTGGGTTTTTCATCTTGACCACTAAAGAATTGAGGCAGGAACAGAAAATTCGGAAGTTGAGCATGTTCTGCTTCTCAGCAGCATTGTACCATCCTGGGCTTAATGTGTAGGTATCCAAAGGCCCATTCCAAATCCTTTTTCTAAAACTACTCTTCTAGTGCTAAACTTAGTTATATTGAATGCAGTTTAAATTTGTTCTTTTCCAAAATCTGACTATATGTTTTTTTCTACTAGATTACATTATTGAGAAACTActggaaaagcaaagtgaaGCAAGAATGGCTTAGTGGAAAATACAGCAACGTTCCTTCACAATTCAGCTTGCCAGAGAAAAGCATGTATCCAATGGATGTCGACACGTGGGGAGAAATCTTGGAAGCAGAACTTGAGAGATGAGAAAGCAGTGCTGATTCTTGCAGCTCAACCAGCTTTTGCCAATAGCATACACACTGTTCGGCAGTTGTGAAAATGactttgaattattttggaCTGATAATAAATTTATGATGAAAGCGTCTCAAAAAAAAGTTATGggtatctttttttaatttgcagtttACTGTATTGATTTTATGTAAAATTCTAAAGACAATTAACTATTCagttgtatttatatttataaatttaattgCACTGTCAAAAATACGCTGATTATAATTTCAGTTTGCACTTTTTGTTTTGGAAGAGatgatttttatattaaaaaaaccccaaaaaccaacccccaGAAACCTCCAAAGTGTGTTTGACTTCTTGGcatgaggttttattttatcaGCAGCACATGAGAGCCCATAAAGGAAGGCTGGGGAAGGGACAAATCCAGATGCTGGTAAAAAGGGAACAAGGTGACCACCTCAGAATCACCTGAACATTTCCAGTACCCATTTCTAGGGACAAAATCCTCACAAGGATCTCGTACTTGCACAAGGATCTGAACTTGCACTCAAGAAGTGTTAGTGCTTGGCAGTGCTGAATTTCTACTACCCAGCTGTGGAATTTTTGGATTAGGACTCTCAGATCCAGGGTGGAAGTAGACGGGTAACTAACAGATTCTCAGCCATTAGCTATGCATGTTAGTTGTTTGCATGATCAGGAGTAGAGCAAAATTTGACTACTTTAAACAAAGTCAGGTAACCCTATGAGGTAACACAACTTGATATGTTCACATAGTCAGGTTAAAACACATTGAGAAACTTAGATTTTTCCTATGTGCTGATCTTCCATCACACAGGCCTTGTTTTACTAGCACTGATTTTTGGAAGCAACTTTAAAAATTGATGCTAGTAAAAGAGGAGCTGTTTGTCATATTACTCAatataaaaatcataaaatcaatTTAATACTCTTATGAATCATATCACCCTTCCCTACCTCCTTTACACTAAAGAATAAAATCAgtgagaaaatgctgaaaagatCCCCATTGCTTGAGGCATTCCTTCAGAATTCAGTTCAGCAATCTGGCACCAATTTTCTATAGAAAGACTTCTGTTATGCTTATGAAACTTGGTTAGATTTTAAACCCCTTTAAACAAGTACTGCAAACACTGGCAGAATGCATTCTGACAGTATAAGGATAGAAGTGTCCTGTCATGAGCATGAGGTTCAATGGCAGTAGATCAGGCCCCTATTAGATGCTGAGTTTACCCAAAATAGGTCCAGCCCTTACCTTTATTAGGATCCAGTAACAGTAGATAAAGCAGAGcagttttgctttgaaaatacagaCTATGGTCATCTGGGCTAAGACCCagtagctttttcttttttttttttcaatgatgCTGATGTTTAAACAAACCATTAGTTTAAACTTGCTTTCTATTTACATTGTATTTTCTCACACTTATTTGACCATTGCAGAATATCTGGTGAAAATACCTAGTATTTTTTATCCGCCTTTATTGCAAGTATCTGGGCTCACAGGCTTTATCTTGTAGGTGCCCACATCTACAGGTCAAGGAAGAAACAGATCAGCCAGGTGAAATGGGCCACTCTAAAGCGC
This window contains:
- the FBXO48 gene encoding F-box only protein 48 translates to MDAKRAAGQDSAEGGRGGLGDFVSALPPEISSRIFSGLDVESLCHASVTCKGWHRVIESNERLWRHHCLAVRAVCQREIDCDRGNGYSWKITLLRNYWKSKVKQEWLSGKYSNVPSQFSLPEKSMYPMDVDTWGEILEAELER